The Delphinus delphis chromosome 10, mDelDel1.2, whole genome shotgun sequence genome includes a region encoding these proteins:
- the GHRL gene encoding LOW QUALITY PROTEIN: appetite-regulating hormone (The sequence of the model RefSeq protein was modified relative to this genomic sequence to represent the inferred CDS: deleted 1 base in 1 codon) — protein sequence MPSPGTVCSLLLFSVLWVDLAMAGSSFLSPEHQKVQQRKESKKPSAKPKPRALDGWLDADVRSQAEGAGDELEIQFSAPFDVGIKLSGAQSHQHGQTLGKFLQDVLWEDASGKSFLQFPRSPNVSPPMGDKTEPPLRFPTLRSIHLASRTLPRPPPALRGNSLGGE from the exons ATGCCCTCCCCAGGGACCGTCTGCAGCCTGCTGCTCTTCAGTGTGCTCTGGGTGGACTTGGCCATGGCGGGCTCCAGCTTCCTGAGCCCCGAACACCAGAAAGTGCAG cagagaaaggaatccaagaaGCCGTCAGCCAAACCGAAGCCCCGGGCCCTGGATGGCTGGCTTGACGCAGACGTCAGAAGTCAGGCGGAAGGCGCAGGGGACGAGCTGGAAATCCAG TTCAGCGCCCCCTTTGACGTTGGGATCAAGCTGTCAGGGGCTCAGTCCCACCAGCACGGCCAGACCCTGGGGAAGTTTCTTCAGGACGTCCTTTGGGAAGACGCCAGCGGTAAGTCCTTTCTCCAGTTTCCTCGGAGTCCCAATGTGAGTCCGCCTATGGGTGACAAAACAGAA CCACCTCTCCGTTTTCCCACCCTCAGAAGCATTCACCTGGCTTCC AGAACGCTTCCGAGACCACCCCCAGCTCTGAGGGGTAACAGTCTAGGAGGTGAATAA